In Humulus lupulus chromosome 7, drHumLupu1.1, whole genome shotgun sequence, the following are encoded in one genomic region:
- the LOC133789852 gene encoding uncharacterized protein LOC133789852 — MTQEKSHPSQKLPSQNEVVSIKASAPILFKIPSGVPRFLKCLLTTVKYVEPSFMIKITMDFEIFGHENDLYISQEDIVHVGLMEEIGASCVSLYIRILYFQLVKREISHFFRFVEPIWLSNVGSTEEERVEWVSKRMLDSNPGQMWLLPYHKGKHWMLIIIDFYHQLCYFLDSLHNFPPDEIKSLISR, encoded by the exons ATGACACAAGAGAAGTCTCATCCTTCCCAAAAACTTCCTAGTCAAAATGAAGTAGTGTCAATTAAAGCTAGTGCCCCGATACTCTTCAAGATTCCTAGTGGGGTTCCTCGCTTTCTCAAGTGTCTATTAACTACCGTGAAGTATGTGGAGCCAAGTTTCATGATCAAAATTACGATGGATTTTGAGATATTCGGCCATGAGAATGATTTATATATATCACAAGAAGATATAGTCCATGTTGGCTTAATGGAAGAGATTGGAGCATCATGTGTATCGTTATATATCAG GATTTTATACTTCCAATTAGTGAAAAGAGAGATTAGTCACTTTTTTCGTTTTGTTGAGCCAATTTGGTTATCAAATGTTGGATCCACTGAAGAAGAACGAGTTGAATGGGTATCAAAGCGTATGCTTGATTCAAATCCGGGTCAGATGTGGTTGTTGCCATATCATAAGGG aaAGCATTGGATGCTTATAATAATTGATTTTTATCACCAATTGTGCTATTTCCTGGATTCTCTTCACAATTTTCCACCAGATGAAATCAAATCTCTCATTTCTCGGTAA